The Corynebacterium simulans genome contains a region encoding:
- a CDS encoding site-specific integrase gives MTSNYTAADFEAIIANYTPQAVREEHWSQVADFTRDCVRALDIKPESTSRDTLRMTLNVVAKLSAWVWVSYGVVSVETVFHPDIIGNYFLTGAGAKLSPSTAGTQRSLLYRVGEALNDDWNPDFQHPITYEPALKPYDRYATDRLWDWALSQPTAARRRNFLTVLSLTLGAGLRAGEICTLKGQDVRVDQDGVLVFPHGYRGAGPREVPLLKTHIESLQAVINSTAPDDYLFRPGRDNEHVGQLSAYLRRVTPSTSPEMVPDTRRLRNTWIVDRILAGVPADVLCAAAGLKSLHQFEDYVVEAGANRRHAYRMLLAGGSTNGPIVGGLHVL, from the coding sequence ATGACGAGTAACTACACCGCAGCTGACTTTGAGGCAATCATCGCCAACTACACACCACAGGCCGTGCGCGAGGAGCACTGGAGCCAGGTTGCTGACTTCACCCGCGACTGCGTGCGAGCACTGGACATTAAGCCCGAGTCCACCAGCCGCGACACACTGCGCATGACGCTCAATGTCGTGGCCAAGCTATCCGCCTGGGTGTGGGTGAGCTACGGTGTGGTCTCCGTCGAAACCGTCTTCCATCCTGACATCATTGGAAACTACTTCCTGACCGGGGCGGGAGCGAAGTTAAGCCCGTCCACCGCAGGTACGCAGCGCTCGCTGCTGTACCGGGTGGGCGAGGCACTAAACGACGACTGGAACCCCGACTTCCAGCACCCGATTACCTATGAGCCAGCGCTTAAACCCTACGACCGCTACGCCACCGACCGCCTGTGGGATTGGGCTTTATCCCAGCCCACGGCTGCGCGCCGCCGCAACTTCCTAACCGTGCTGTCGCTGACACTGGGCGCAGGCTTGCGCGCGGGTGAAATCTGCACGCTCAAAGGCCAAGACGTGCGCGTAGACCAGGACGGCGTGCTGGTCTTCCCACATGGCTACCGCGGGGCAGGCCCGCGCGAGGTGCCACTGCTGAAAACCCACATCGAGTCACTACAAGCCGTGATTAACTCCACCGCGCCAGACGACTACCTGTTTAGGCCGGGCCGCGACAATGAGCACGTGGGTCAGCTCTCGGCGTATTTGCGCCGGGTGACACCGAGCACGTCCCCGGAGATGGTGCCGGATACTCGCAGGCTGCGCAACACCTGGATTGTTGACCGGATTCTAGCCGGGGTGCCAGCTGATGTGCTGTGTGCCGCAGCAGGGCTAAAGTCGCTGCACCAGTTCGAGGACTACGTGGTTGAGGCTGGGGCTAACCGCCGCCACGCCTACCGGATGTTGCTGGCAGGAGGCTCCACCAACGGGCCAATTGTCGGCGGGCTACACGTGCTGTAG
- a CDS encoding helix-turn-helix domain-containing protein, with amino-acid sequence MASDIPAEAPVRRYADWPNAHIEAHDPVMRKLQDFARNVQQLTMDGSYPSAKHLAEACGVPASTITRIIRGEMIPTGRVIANIEITTGKSLWPRHSSHRYGI; translated from the coding sequence GTGGCTTCCGACATTCCTGCTGAGGCTCCTGTGAGGCGCTACGCCGACTGGCCCAACGCCCACATCGAGGCCCATGACCCGGTGATGCGGAAGTTGCAGGACTTCGCCCGCAACGTCCAACAGCTCACCATGGACGGCAGCTACCCTTCTGCCAAGCACCTGGCCGAGGCCTGCGGGGTTCCGGCCTCCACCATCACCCGCATCATCCGCGGCGAGATGATCCCGACGGGACGTGTCATCGCCAATATCGAGATCACCACAGGCAAATCCTTGTGGCCGCGCCATAGCAGCCACCGATACGGGATCTAG